Proteins encoded within one genomic window of Polaribacter sp. NJDZ03:
- the mnmA gene encoding tRNA 2-thiouridine(34) synthase MnmA, producing the protein MKRVVVGLSGGVDSSVTAHLLKEQGYEVIGLFMKNWHDDSVTISNECPWLEDSNDAMIVAEKLGIPFQVVDLSEQYKERIVDYMFDEYSKGRTPNPDVLCNREIKFDVFMDIALKLGADYVATGHYCRKGEEIIDGKPVYKLLAGKDNNKDQSYFLCQLSQEQLIKALFPIGELTKPEVRAIAKEADLITADKKDSQGLCFIGKVRLPEFLQQKLQPKEGVIVTIPTDFEQYTKQAPTFENKEEELKYYATKFTYNKEGGKVVGKHQGAHYFTKGQRKGLNVGGTKEGLYVIETDVVENVIYTGEGKNHPGLYRNVLFVSNEEMHWIREDLTLKVGETMQVAARIRYRQPLENAILHKVASGLYVEFENKQSAIQEGQFVAWYIEDELLGSGVIS; encoded by the coding sequence ATGAAACGAGTAGTTGTTGGTCTTTCTGGTGGTGTAGATAGTAGTGTTACCGCACATTTATTAAAGGAACAAGGGTATGAGGTAATTGGGCTATTTATGAAAAATTGGCACGATGATTCTGTTACTATTTCTAATGAATGTCCTTGGTTAGAAGATTCTAATGATGCAATGATTGTTGCAGAAAAATTAGGAATTCCTTTTCAGGTGGTAGATTTAAGTGAACAATATAAAGAACGTATTGTAGATTATATGTTCGATGAATATTCTAAAGGTAGAACGCCAAACCCAGATGTACTTTGTAACCGAGAAATTAAGTTTGATGTCTTTATGGACATTGCTTTAAAATTGGGTGCAGATTATGTTGCTACAGGTCATTATTGTAGAAAAGGAGAAGAAATTATAGACGGAAAACCAGTTTATAAATTATTAGCAGGTAAAGATAATAATAAAGATCAGTCTTATTTTTTATGTCAATTATCTCAAGAACAATTAATAAAAGCATTATTTCCTATTGGTGAATTAACAAAGCCAGAAGTTAGAGCAATTGCGAAAGAAGCAGATTTAATTACAGCAGATAAGAAAGATTCTCAAGGATTATGTTTTATTGGTAAAGTTCGTTTGCCTGAATTTTTACAACAAAAATTACAACCTAAAGAAGGAGTAATTGTAACGATTCCAACGGATTTTGAGCAATACACAAAACAAGCTCCTACTTTTGAAAACAAAGAAGAAGAATTAAAATATTACGCTACCAAATTTACTTACAATAAAGAAGGTGGTAAAGTGGTTGGTAAGCATCAAGGAGCACATTATTTTACAAAAGGACAACGTAAAGGTTTAAATGTTGGTGGTACAAAAGAAGGTTTGTATGTGATAGAAACCGATGTTGTAGAAAATGTAATCTATACCGGAGAAGGTAAAAATCACCCAGGATTATACAGAAATGTATTGTTTGTTTCTAATGAAGAAATGCATTGGATTCGTGAAGACTTAACTTTAAAAGTTGGAGAAACCATGCAAGTAGCTGCAAGAATTAGATACAGACAACCTTTAGAAAATGCTATTTTACACAAGGTAGCATCTGGCTTGTATGTTGAGTTCGAAAACAAACAATCTGCCATACAAGAAGGGCAGTTTGTAGCTTGGTATATAGAAGACGAATTATTAGGCTCTGGAGTTATCTCTTAA
- a CDS encoding energy transducer TonB — translation MKLKLFVILFFTCFHLFSQKDSIVNFFDNNNKITTDKTKAKNFEILTKVNDTLWLSRKYRRNGKLFYYQHYNSLAKTVKIGQSINYNKHGKMIQLSYYNKEGLLHGKYKSWFDNGNINAEGRLYEGNKEGLFKIYHYNGVLAGKAIFKKDTIIQEIYYNNNGEITEKEAVIRKKKPSFKGGLKEYRNELKKLKRALNYKIDGDVYVNFVIDIDGSITDVTVDETIPEKLYIELVDFFEDIKGWSAAIDRGRKIPFNYTQKINFKL, via the coding sequence ATGAAATTAAAACTATTTGTTATTCTGTTTTTTACGTGTTTTCATCTGTTTTCTCAAAAGGATTCCATTGTTAATTTTTTTGATAATAACAATAAGATAACAACAGATAAAACGAAGGCTAAGAATTTTGAGATTTTAACAAAAGTAAATGATACTCTTTGGTTAAGCAGAAAATATAGAAGAAATGGTAAACTCTTTTATTATCAACATTACAATTCTTTAGCTAAAACTGTAAAAATTGGACAAAGTATAAATTACAATAAACACGGTAAAATGATTCAACTAAGTTACTATAATAAAGAAGGACTTTTACACGGGAAATATAAATCTTGGTTTGATAATGGAAATATAAATGCAGAAGGCAGGTTATATGAAGGAAATAAAGAAGGGCTTTTTAAAATATACCATTACAATGGTGTTTTAGCGGGGAAAGCTATATTTAAAAAAGATACAATTATACAAGAAATTTACTATAATAATAACGGAGAAATAACTGAAAAAGAAGCTGTAATACGTAAAAAGAAACCAAGTTTTAAAGGAGGTTTAAAGGAATATAGAAATGAGTTAAAAAAATTAAAGCGTGCACTTAATTATAAGATAGATGGAGATGTTTATGTAAATTTTGTGATTGATATTGATGGTTCTATTACAGATGTAACTGTTGATGAAACAATACCAGAAAAATTGTACATTGAATTAGTAGATTTCTTTGAGGATATAAAAGGTTGGTCTGCTGCAATTGATAGAGGTAGAAAAATACCTTTTAATTATACACAAAAAATTAACTTTAAGTTATGA
- a CDS encoding toxin-antitoxin system YwqK family antitoxin: MIKIKRLFFILLFFACFFTSENFNAQKINQLNANNERVGVWKKYYSNKRIRYVGQFKNGKEVGVFKFYDITSSAHPVIIKTFYKNSDSLYVKFFTLKGKIETEGVLKGKDRVGNWKYFYPDGIIMSEENYKKGKLHGAQIIYYQDGQVTEFSNYKNGLLDGVKTTYASNGVLIEELTYKNGELTGLAKYFELDGKLLETGNYKNGIRVGNWEYYLDGEVATEKELRQKSTFSRKKED, encoded by the coding sequence ATGATAAAGATAAAAAGACTGTTTTTTATTTTACTATTTTTTGCTTGTTTTTTTACAAGTGAAAATTTTAATGCACAAAAAATTAATCAATTAAATGCAAATAATGAAAGGGTAGGCGTTTGGAAAAAATATTATTCGAATAAGCGAATACGTTATGTTGGTCAATTTAAAAACGGTAAAGAGGTAGGTGTTTTTAAGTTTTACGACATTACAAGTTCTGCGCATCCGGTAATTATTAAAACATTTTATAAAAACTCAGATTCGCTTTATGTTAAGTTTTTCACTTTAAAAGGTAAAATAGAAACAGAAGGAGTTTTAAAGGGGAAAGACCGTGTTGGTAATTGGAAATATTTTTATCCTGATGGTATAATCATGTCAGAAGAAAATTATAAAAAAGGTAAATTACACGGTGCCCAAATAATTTACTATCAAGATGGTCAAGTTACAGAGTTTTCTAATTACAAAAATGGTTTGTTAGATGGTGTAAAAACTACATACGCTAGTAATGGAGTACTTATAGAAGAGCTTACTTATAAAAACGGAGAGTTAACCGGTTTGGCAAAATACTTTGAACTGGACGGAAAGTTATTAGAAACAGGAAATTATAAAAACGGAATAAGAGTTGGTAATTGGGAGTATTATTTGGACGGAGAAGTGGCCACGGAAAAAGAACTAAGACAGAAAAGTACTTTTTCTCGTAAAAAAGAAGATTAA
- a CDS encoding adenylosuccinate lyase: MENPKRENRQRVANIILENPQLFKELVTITFTIENKISIKAAWVLEWICTHHHLEWILPHLDEFTLKIKTLKFDGAIRPCAKICQHLATDFYAKTENNIQKELTKNHIESIIETGFDWLITPQKIAVRAYTMNTLYFFGLEKEWIHPELKHLIETKIIHESKGCKARGKFILGLIEKRG; the protein is encoded by the coding sequence ATGGAAAACCCTAAAAGGGAAAACCGACAAAGAGTTGCCAATATTATTTTAGAAAACCCACAACTATTTAAAGAACTGGTTACTATTACGTTTACTATTGAAAATAAAATATCTATAAAAGCTGCTTGGGTTTTAGAATGGATTTGTACACACCATCATTTAGAATGGATTTTACCTCATTTAGATGAATTCACTCTAAAAATTAAAACCTTAAAATTTGATGGTGCTATTAGACCTTGTGCTAAAATTTGTCAGCATTTAGCTACAGATTTTTATGCAAAAACAGAAAACAATATCCAAAAAGAACTTACAAAAAACCATATAGAAAGCATCATAGAAACAGGTTTCGATTGGTTAATAACACCACAAAAAATTGCAGTAAGAGCCTATACAATGAATACTTTGTATTTTTTTGGATTGGAAAAAGAGTGGATTCATCCAGAATTAAAACACTTAATTGAAACTAAAATTATCCATGAAAGTAAAGGTTGCAAAGCGCGTGGAAAATTCATTTTAGGTTTGATTGAAAAAAGAGGTTAA
- a CDS encoding S8 family serine peptidase gives MKKLLLFLCLIVFFKVSAQEDAWVFIKDKPQETSFLNSPISMLTQRALDRRSKLNIPLDSKDVPVDEAYYNQLKNDKTITVLGKSKWLNAVHVQGEVTDINTLISKYSFIASVEFANKSLNLNGKSKGKTTTPNHYNKFKETLTDFNYGATDNQIKMLKGDYLHQQELTGEGQIIAIIDAGFPNVNTLDAFSRIRDNNQILGGYNFADRNENFYTRNSHGTHVLSSIAAYIKDEYVGTAPDAKFYLFISEISETETVLEETLWVEAAERADSLGVDVINTSLGYTTYDNPNHNHTYADMDGKTTFISRGAEIGASRGLLLVNAVGNDGNSAWKYMGAPADATSVISVGAVNASGNIASFSSFGPTSDGRIKPEILGKGQNPALIHYSSGEITTSSSGTSFSSPIMAGLIACLNQNEGFLLKAPLKKSGENYNDYLKTAVYESANQFNNPTDQHGYGIPNFEVALNRYKASLAVLDDAIINLNVYPNPIKDRFVISTDDLNSVTIEVYTILGKRVLKKEKVTSDVVDISFLESGVYLMKVSKDNQQKIFKLIKE, from the coding sequence ATGAAGAAATTACTACTTTTTTTATGTCTAATAGTTTTTTTTAAAGTTTCTGCACAAGAAGATGCTTGGGTTTTTATTAAAGATAAACCTCAGGAAACTAGTTTTTTAAACAGCCCTATTTCAATGCTTACTCAAAGAGCATTAGATAGAAGGTCTAAACTCAATATTCCTTTAGATTCTAAAGATGTTCCTGTTGATGAAGCGTATTATAATCAACTAAAAAATGATAAAACGATTACTGTTTTAGGGAAATCTAAATGGTTAAACGCAGTTCATGTTCAAGGAGAGGTTACAGATATTAATACTTTAATTTCTAAATATAGTTTTATAGCATCTGTAGAATTTGCTAATAAATCGTTGAATCTAAATGGTAAATCAAAAGGAAAAACAACAACTCCTAATCATTATAACAAGTTTAAAGAAACGCTTACAGATTTTAATTATGGTGCAACCGATAATCAAATTAAAATGTTAAAGGGAGATTATTTGCATCAACAAGAATTAACTGGGGAAGGGCAAATAATAGCAATTATAGATGCTGGGTTTCCTAATGTAAATACCTTAGATGCTTTTAGTAGAATTAGAGATAATAATCAAATTTTAGGAGGTTATAATTTTGCTGATAGAAATGAGAATTTCTACACAAGAAATAGTCATGGAACGCATGTTTTGTCTTCAATTGCTGCGTATATTAAAGATGAATATGTAGGTACTGCTCCAGACGCAAAATTTTATTTATTTATATCAGAAATCTCAGAAACAGAGACTGTTTTAGAAGAGACACTTTGGGTAGAAGCGGCAGAAAGAGCAGATAGTTTGGGTGTTGACGTAATAAATACTTCTTTGGGCTATACTACGTATGATAATCCTAATCATAACCACACCTATGCAGATATGGATGGTAAAACCACTTTTATATCTAGAGGTGCAGAAATTGGGGCTTCACGTGGTTTGCTTTTGGTAAATGCCGTTGGTAATGATGGAAATAGTGCTTGGAAATATATGGGAGCACCTGCAGATGCAACTTCTGTGATTTCGGTTGGAGCAGTAAATGCTTCTGGTAATATTGCAAGTTTTAGTTCTTTCGGACCAACATCCGACGGAAGAATAAAACCAGAAATTTTAGGTAAAGGTCAAAACCCAGCGTTGATACATTATAGTTCTGGAGAAATCACAACTTCATCTAGCGGAACGTCTTTTTCATCGCCTATTATGGCGGGTTTAATAGCTTGTTTAAATCAGAATGAAGGATTTCTTTTAAAAGCACCCTTAAAAAAATCTGGTGAGAATTATAATGATTATTTAAAAACTGCAGTTTATGAGTCTGCAAATCAATTTAATAATCCTACCGACCAGCATGGTTATGGGATTCCTAATTTTGAAGTTGCTCTGAATCGCTATAAGGCTAGTTTAGCTGTTTTGGATGATGCTATTATCAATTTAAATGTATATCCAAATCCAATAAAAGATCGTTTTGTAATTTCTACAGATGATCTTAATAGCGTTACAATTGAAGTTTATACTATTTTAGGTAAAAGAGTCTTAAAAAAAGAGAAGGTAACTTCAGATGTAGTTGATATTTCTTTTTTAGAAAGCGGTGTTTACTTAATGAAGGTCTCAAAGGATAATCAACAAAAAATATTTAAATTAATTAAAGAGTAA
- a CDS encoding nitronate monooxygenase family protein, with translation MTNKITTLFNIKYPIVQGGMIWVSGWKLASAVSNAGGLGLIGAGSMYPDVLREHIIKCKKATSKPFGVNVPMLYPDIEKLMDIIIEEEVKIVFTSAGNPKTWTSFLKEKGITVVHVVSSVKFALKAEAAGVDAVVCEGFEAGGHNGREETTTFTLIPMVKEQVKIPVIAAGGIGTGRGMLAAMVLGADGVQIGSRFAATVESSAHINFKNTIVAVKDGDTQLTLKELAPVRLVKNKFYNDVQELYKQNPTKEKLLELLGRARSKKGMFEGDLDEGELEIGQIAGLIHEIKPVKDVLMEIVDEFKGVKLLITSV, from the coding sequence ATGACAAATAAAATAACAACTCTTTTTAATATAAAATATCCCATTGTACAAGGAGGAATGATTTGGGTTTCTGGTTGGAAGTTAGCTTCTGCAGTTTCTAATGCTGGTGGTTTAGGTTTAATTGGTGCGGGTTCTATGTATCCAGATGTTTTAAGAGAGCACATTATAAAATGTAAAAAAGCAACTTCCAAGCCTTTTGGTGTAAACGTACCAATGTTGTATCCAGACATTGAAAAATTAATGGATATAATTATAGAAGAAGAGGTAAAGATTGTTTTTACTTCCGCAGGAAACCCAAAAACTTGGACATCCTTTTTAAAGGAAAAAGGAATTACGGTTGTTCATGTTGTAAGTTCTGTAAAGTTTGCTTTAAAAGCAGAAGCTGCTGGCGTTGATGCTGTGGTTTGCGAAGGATTTGAAGCAGGCGGACATAATGGGAGGGAAGAAACAACCACTTTTACTTTAATACCAATGGTAAAAGAACAGGTTAAAATTCCTGTAATTGCTGCTGGAGGCATTGGAACCGGAAGAGGCATGTTGGCAGCTATGGTTTTAGGTGCAGACGGCGTACAGATAGGAAGTAGATTTGCTGCTACAGTAGAATCTTCTGCTCATATTAATTTTAAAAATACCATTGTTGCTGTTAAAGACGGAGATACTCAGTTAACGTTAAAAGAATTAGCGCCAGTTCGCTTGGTGAAGAATAAGTTTTACAATGACGTGCAAGAATTATATAAACAAAACCCAACAAAAGAAAAACTTTTAGAATTATTAGGCAGAGCAAGATCTAAAAAAGGAATGTTTGAAGGAGATTTAGACGAAGGAGAGTTAGAAATTGGTCAAATTGCGGGTTTAATTCATGAAATAAAACCAGTAAAGGATGTTCTAATGGAGATTGTTGATGAATTTAAAGGTGTTAAATTATTGATTACTAGTGTTTAG
- the purB gene encoding adenylosuccinate lyase: protein MELTQLNAISPIDGRYRGKISKLSDYFSEEALIKYRVRVEIEYFIALCEIPLPQLADFNNDLFDDLRKIYIDFTTEDAQKIKDIESITNHDVKAVEYFIKEKFDALGLQAHKEFIHFGLTSQDINNTAIPLSIKEAMNDVYVPHYFELLEKLQELVIEWKDISMLARTHGQPASPTRLGKEIDVFVVRLKAQFNLLNDIPSAAKFGGATGNYNAHKVAYPNIDWKEFGSTFVQEKLGLHHSFPTTQIEHYDHLAALFDNLKRINTIILDLDRDFWTYVSTDYFKQKIKAGEVGSSAMPHKVNPIDFENSEGNLGLANAIFEHLSAKLPVSRLQRDLTDSTVLRNVGVPFGHTIIAFTSTLKGLNKLLLNKEKFAQDLENNWAVVAEAIQTILRREAYPNPYEALKGLTRTNAKINQKSIADFIDTLEVSSEIKEELKAITPSNYTGI from the coding sequence ATGGAATTAACACAATTAAATGCCATCTCTCCTATTGATGGTCGCTATAGAGGTAAAATATCAAAATTATCAGATTATTTTTCGGAAGAAGCTTTAATAAAATACAGAGTTCGAGTAGAAATTGAATATTTTATTGCTTTGTGTGAAATTCCTTTACCGCAATTAGCTGATTTTAACAACGATTTATTTGATGATTTACGTAAAATTTATATCGATTTTACTACAGAAGATGCTCAGAAAATAAAAGATATTGAAAGCATTACAAACCACGATGTAAAAGCTGTTGAATATTTTATCAAAGAAAAGTTTGATGCATTAGGTTTACAAGCACATAAAGAGTTTATCCATTTTGGATTGACTTCTCAAGACATAAACAATACCGCTATTCCGCTTTCTATAAAAGAAGCAATGAATGATGTTTATGTACCTCATTATTTTGAACTTTTAGAAAAATTACAAGAATTAGTTATTGAGTGGAAAGATATTTCTATGTTGGCAAGAACACATGGTCAGCCAGCATCTCCAACAAGATTAGGGAAAGAAATAGACGTTTTTGTAGTACGTTTAAAAGCGCAATTCAACTTATTAAATGACATACCAAGTGCTGCAAAATTTGGTGGTGCAACAGGTAATTATAATGCACATAAAGTAGCATACCCAAATATAGATTGGAAAGAATTTGGAAGTACTTTTGTACAAGAAAAATTAGGTTTACACCATTCTTTTCCTACAACACAAATAGAACACTACGATCATTTAGCTGCTTTATTTGATAATTTAAAACGTATAAACACCATTATTTTAGATTTAGATAGAGATTTCTGGACATACGTTTCTACAGATTATTTTAAACAAAAAATTAAAGCTGGTGAAGTTGGTTCTTCTGCAATGCCACATAAAGTAAATCCTATAGATTTTGAAAATTCTGAAGGAAACTTAGGTTTGGCAAATGCAATTTTTGAGCACCTTTCTGCTAAATTACCTGTTTCTCGTTTACAACGTGATTTAACAGATAGTACTGTTTTACGTAATGTTGGAGTGCCTTTTGGTCATACAATTATTGCATTTACATCTACCTTAAAAGGATTGAATAAATTATTGTTAAACAAAGAAAAGTTTGCGCAAGATTTAGAAAACAATTGGGCAGTTGTTGCAGAGGCAATTCAAACTATTCTAAGACGTGAAGCATATCCAAATCCTTATGAAGCATTAAAAGGATTGACCAGAACGAATGCTAAAATCAACCAGAAATCTATTGCTGATTTTATTGATACTTTAGAAGTTTCATCAGAAATTAAAGAAGAATTAAAAGCAATTACACCAAGTAATTATACAGGTATTTAA
- a CDS encoding cold-shock protein has protein sequence MNKGTVKFFNESKGFGFITEEGSNKEHFVHVSGLIDEIRENDEVEFDLQDGKKGLNAVNVRVL, from the coding sequence ATGAATAAAGGTACCGTAAAATTTTTCAACGAATCTAAAGGATTTGGATTTATCACTGAAGAAGGATCAAACAAAGAACATTTTGTACATGTTTCAGGATTAATCGATGAAATTCGTGAAAACGATGAGGTTGAATTCGACTTACAAGATGGAAAAAAAGGATTAAACGCAGTAAACGTAAGAGTATTATAA